The following proteins come from a genomic window of Sebastes fasciatus isolate fSebFas1 chromosome 6, fSebFas1.pri, whole genome shotgun sequence:
- the fgfr1a gene encoding fibroblast growth factor receptor 1-A isoform X3: protein MPHRSEWNSSRRKANSCSSLSRMLMRPSILLCLVLFSQVLRTQCRPANSDEVSVETQAKLYTRYPGDRLDLSCAAKDSLHAVNWTKDNVAVVDGEHTRIRSGQLEIETVELADSGLYACTTFGNHSDYFNVTVDTLASSEDDDEDEESSSEEAKLLGSQKLLPMAPQWAHPEKMEKKLHAVPASKTVKFRCQASGNPTPTLKWYKNGKEFKRDHRIGGFKVRDHVWTIIMESVVPSDKGNYTCVVENQYGSINHTYQLDVVERSPHRPILQAGLPANRTAVVGSDVEFECKVFSDPQPHIQWLKHIELNGSRVGPDGLPYVRVLKHSGVNSSDAQVLTLYNVTEDESGEYICKVSNYIGEANQSAWLTVTRYEPTAVPHYPPASHTYLEVVIYCVGFFFIAVMIAIAIIVKIRTSSKKSDFNSQLAVHKLAKSIPLRRQVSVDSSSSIHSGVMLVRPSRLSSSGSPMLSGVSEYELPQDPRWELSRERLVLGKPLGEGCFGQVVMGEALGLDKEKPNRSTKVAVKMLKSDATEKDLSDLISEMEMMKIIGKHKNIINLLGACTQDGPLYVIVEYASKCNLREYLRARRPPGMEYCYNPDQVPIENMSIKDLVSCAYQVARGMEYLASKKCIHRDLAARNVLVTEDNVMKIADFGLARDIHHIDYYKKTTNGRLPVKWMAPEALFDRIYTHQSDVWSFGVLLWEIFTLGGSPYPGVPVEELFKLLKEGHRMDKPTTCTHELYMMMRDCWHAVPSHRPTFKQLVEDLDRCLAMTSNQEYLELSVPLDQYSPSYPDTRSSTCSSGEDSVFSHDAGAEEPCLPKFPPHSNGAAIKKR, encoded by the exons ATGCCCCACCGGTCTGAATGGAATTCCAGTCGCAGAAAAGCCAACAGTTGTAGCTCCCTCAGCAGGATGCTGATGAGGCCAAGTATACTTCTGTGTCTGGTTTTATTCTCCCAAGTTTTGAGGACCCAGTGCCGGCCTGCCAACTCTGATGAAG TCTCTGTGGAAACGCAAGCGAAGCTGTACACGCGCTATCCCGGTGATCGTCTGGATCTGAGTTGCGCTGCCAAAgactccctacacgccgtcaaCTGGACCAAAGACAATGTGGCGGTGGTGGACGGAGAACACACGCGCATCCGCAGTGGCCAACTGGAGATCGAGACGGTGGAGCTGGCGGACTCCGGTCTGTACGCGTGCACCACCTTCGGCAACCACAGCGACTACTTCAACGTCACAG TTGATACCCTGGCCTCATCGGAGGATGACGATGAAGATGAAGAGTCTTCATCAGAGGAAGCCAAACTGTTGGGCAGTCAAAAACTGCTGC CGATGGCCCCACAATGGGCTCATCCagaaaaaatggagaaaaagctTCACGCTGTCCCAGCCAGCAAGACGGTGAAGTTTCGATGCCAGGCCAGCGGCAATCCAACTCCCACTCTGAAATGGTACAAGAATGGCAAGGAGTTCAAGAGAGACCATCGCATTGGAGGCTTCAAG GTCCGTGACCATGTGTGGACCATCATCATGGAGTCTGTGGTACCCTCTGACAAGGGAAACTATACCTGTGTGGTGGAAAATCAGTACGGCAGCATTAATCACACCTACCAGCTCGATGTAGTCG AGCGCTCTCCCCACAGGCCAATCCTGCAGGCCGGCCTGCCAGCTAATCGCACCGCGGTGGTGGGCAGCGACGTGGAGTTTGAGTGCAAGGTGTTCAGCGACCCTCAGCCTCACATCCAGTGGCTGAAGCACATTGAGCTCAACGGGAGCCGAGTCGGTCCTGATGGTTTGCCATATGTCCGTGTCCTCAAG CATTCTGGGGTCAATAGCTCGGACGCTCAGGTGCTGACCCTCTACAATGTGACTGAGGACGAGAGCGGAGAGTATATATGTAAAGTGTCCAATTATATAGGAGAGGCCAATCAGTCGGCCTGGCTGACTGTCACCAGATATGAGCCCACAG CTGTCCCACACTACCCTCCAGCCAGCCACACCTACCTGGAGGTGGTCATCTACTGTGTGGGCTTCTTTTTCATCGCTGTCATGATTGCCATCGCAATCATTGTCAAGATTCGCACCTCCTCGAAGAAGAGTGACTTCAACAGTCAGCTGGCCGTCCACAAGCTGGCCAAAAGCATCCCTCTGCGCAGACAG GTGTCTGTGGACTCTAGCTCCTCCATCCACTCTGGAGTGATGCTGGTTCGTCCCTCCCGCCTCTCTTCCAGTGGATCGCCAATGCTGTCAGGGGTGTCAGAGTATGAACTGCCTCAGGATCCCCGCTGGGAGCTTTCCCGCGAAAG ACTTGTTCTCGGGAAGCCGCTGGGCGAAGGCTGCTTCGGTCAGGTGGTGATGGGAGAGGCGCTGGGTCTCGACAAGGAGAAGCCAAACCGTTCGACCAAGGTTGCAGTCAAAATGTTGAAAT CTGACGCCACAGAGAAAGACCTGTCAGATCtgatttcagagatggagatgatgaagatcaTTGGGAAGCACAAGAACATCATTAATCTGCTGGGAGCCTGTACACAGGATG GTCCTCTGTATGTGATAGTAGAGTACGCATCCAAGTGCAACTTGCGGGAGTACTTGCGAGCCCGGCGCCCACCAGGCATGGAGTACTGCTACAACCCAGACCAGGTTCCCATAGAGAACATGTCCATCAAAGACCTGGTGTCCTGCGCTTACCAAGTGGCCCGAGGCATGGAGTATTTGGCCTCCAAAAAG TGCATCCACAGAGATCTCGCCGCTCGCAATGTTCTGGTAACGGAGGACAACGTGATGAAAATAGCTGACTTCGGCCTGGCAAGAGACATCCACCACATTGATTACTATAAGAAGACCACCAAT GGTCGTTTACCAGTCAAGTGGATGGCTCCCGAGGCTCTGTTTGACCGGATATACACTCACCAAAGTGATGT CTGGTCATTTGGGGTGCTGCTTTGGGAGATCTTCACCCTGGGGGGCTCTCCGTATCCCGGAGTCCCAGTGGAGGAGCTGTTCAAGCTGCTGAAGGAAGGTCACCGTATGGACAAGCCCACAACATGCACTCATGAACT gtaTATGATGATGAGGGACTGCTGGCATGCTGTGCCCTCTCATAGACCCACGTTCAAACAGCTGGTAGAGGACCTGGATCGCTGCCTGGCCATGACATCCAACCAG GAGTATTTGGAGCTGTCGGTGCCTCTGGACCAATACTCCCCCAGCTACCCGGACACCCGCAGCTCCACCTGCTCCTCGGGCGAGGACTCGGTCTTCTCCCACGACGCCGGAGCGGAGGagccctgcctgccaaagttcCCTCCCCATTCCAACGGGGCAGCCATCAAGAAACGCTGA
- the fgfr1a gene encoding fibroblast growth factor receptor 1-A isoform X1, which translates to MPHRSEWNSSRRKANSCSSLSRMLMRPSILLCLVLFSQVLRTQCRPANSDEVSVETQAKLYTRYPGDRLDLSCAAKDSLHAVNWTKDNVAVVDGEHTRIRSGQLEIETVELADSGLYACTTFGNHSDYFNVTVDTLASSEDDDEDEESSSEEAKLLGSQKLLPMAPQWAHPEKMEKKLHAVPASKTVKFRCQASGNPTPTLKWYKNGKEFKRDHRIGGFKVRDHVWTIIMESVVPSDKGNYTCVVENQYGSINHTYQLDVVERSPHRPILQAGLPANRTAVVGSDVEFECKVFSDPQPHIQWLKHIELNGSRVGPDGLPYVRVLKTAGLNTTDKEMEVLQLRNVSFDDAGEYTCLAGNSIGFSHHSAWLTVFEAVPHYPPASHTYLEVVIYCVGFFFIAVMIAIAIIVKIRTSSKKSDFNSQLAVHKLAKSIPLRRQVTVSVDSSSSIHSGVMLVRPSRLSSSGSPMLSGVSEYELPQDPRWELSRERLVLGKPLGEGCFGQVVMGEALGLDKEKPNRSTKVAVKMLKSDATEKDLSDLISEMEMMKIIGKHKNIINLLGACTQDGPLYVIVEYASKCNLREYLRARRPPGMEYCYNPDQVPIENMSIKDLVSCAYQVARGMEYLASKKCIHRDLAARNVLVTEDNVMKIADFGLARDIHHIDYYKKTTNGRLPVKWMAPEALFDRIYTHQSDVWSFGVLLWEIFTLGGSPYPGVPVEELFKLLKEGHRMDKPTTCTHELYMMMRDCWHAVPSHRPTFKQLVEDLDRCLAMTSNQEYLELSVPLDQYSPSYPDTRSSTCSSGEDSVFSHDAGAEEPCLPKFPPHSNGAAIKKR; encoded by the exons ATGCCCCACCGGTCTGAATGGAATTCCAGTCGCAGAAAAGCCAACAGTTGTAGCTCCCTCAGCAGGATGCTGATGAGGCCAAGTATACTTCTGTGTCTGGTTTTATTCTCCCAAGTTTTGAGGACCCAGTGCCGGCCTGCCAACTCTGATGAAG TCTCTGTGGAAACGCAAGCGAAGCTGTACACGCGCTATCCCGGTGATCGTCTGGATCTGAGTTGCGCTGCCAAAgactccctacacgccgtcaaCTGGACCAAAGACAATGTGGCGGTGGTGGACGGAGAACACACGCGCATCCGCAGTGGCCAACTGGAGATCGAGACGGTGGAGCTGGCGGACTCCGGTCTGTACGCGTGCACCACCTTCGGCAACCACAGCGACTACTTCAACGTCACAG TTGATACCCTGGCCTCATCGGAGGATGACGATGAAGATGAAGAGTCTTCATCAGAGGAAGCCAAACTGTTGGGCAGTCAAAAACTGCTGC CGATGGCCCCACAATGGGCTCATCCagaaaaaatggagaaaaagctTCACGCTGTCCCAGCCAGCAAGACGGTGAAGTTTCGATGCCAGGCCAGCGGCAATCCAACTCCCACTCTGAAATGGTACAAGAATGGCAAGGAGTTCAAGAGAGACCATCGCATTGGAGGCTTCAAG GTCCGTGACCATGTGTGGACCATCATCATGGAGTCTGTGGTACCCTCTGACAAGGGAAACTATACCTGTGTGGTGGAAAATCAGTACGGCAGCATTAATCACACCTACCAGCTCGATGTAGTCG AGCGCTCTCCCCACAGGCCAATCCTGCAGGCCGGCCTGCCAGCTAATCGCACCGCGGTGGTGGGCAGCGACGTGGAGTTTGAGTGCAAGGTGTTCAGCGACCCTCAGCCTCACATCCAGTGGCTGAAGCACATTGAGCTCAACGGGAGCCGAGTCGGTCCTGATGGTTTGCCATATGTCCGTGTCCTCAAG ACCGCTGGCCTTAACACCACGGACAAGGAAATGGAAGTCCTCCAACTGAGAAATGTGTCTTTTGATGACGCTGGGGAGTACACCTGCTTGGCGGGCAATTCTATCGGGTTCTCTCATCACTCTGCATGGTTGACCGTTTTTGAAG CTGTCCCACACTACCCTCCAGCCAGCCACACCTACCTGGAGGTGGTCATCTACTGTGTGGGCTTCTTTTTCATCGCTGTCATGATTGCCATCGCAATCATTGTCAAGATTCGCACCTCCTCGAAGAAGAGTGACTTCAACAGTCAGCTGGCCGTCCACAAGCTGGCCAAAAGCATCCCTCTGCGCAGACAGGTAACAG TGTCTGTGGACTCTAGCTCCTCCATCCACTCTGGAGTGATGCTGGTTCGTCCCTCCCGCCTCTCTTCCAGTGGATCGCCAATGCTGTCAGGGGTGTCAGAGTATGAACTGCCTCAGGATCCCCGCTGGGAGCTTTCCCGCGAAAG ACTTGTTCTCGGGAAGCCGCTGGGCGAAGGCTGCTTCGGTCAGGTGGTGATGGGAGAGGCGCTGGGTCTCGACAAGGAGAAGCCAAACCGTTCGACCAAGGTTGCAGTCAAAATGTTGAAAT CTGACGCCACAGAGAAAGACCTGTCAGATCtgatttcagagatggagatgatgaagatcaTTGGGAAGCACAAGAACATCATTAATCTGCTGGGAGCCTGTACACAGGATG GTCCTCTGTATGTGATAGTAGAGTACGCATCCAAGTGCAACTTGCGGGAGTACTTGCGAGCCCGGCGCCCACCAGGCATGGAGTACTGCTACAACCCAGACCAGGTTCCCATAGAGAACATGTCCATCAAAGACCTGGTGTCCTGCGCTTACCAAGTGGCCCGAGGCATGGAGTATTTGGCCTCCAAAAAG TGCATCCACAGAGATCTCGCCGCTCGCAATGTTCTGGTAACGGAGGACAACGTGATGAAAATAGCTGACTTCGGCCTGGCAAGAGACATCCACCACATTGATTACTATAAGAAGACCACCAAT GGTCGTTTACCAGTCAAGTGGATGGCTCCCGAGGCTCTGTTTGACCGGATATACACTCACCAAAGTGATGT CTGGTCATTTGGGGTGCTGCTTTGGGAGATCTTCACCCTGGGGGGCTCTCCGTATCCCGGAGTCCCAGTGGAGGAGCTGTTCAAGCTGCTGAAGGAAGGTCACCGTATGGACAAGCCCACAACATGCACTCATGAACT gtaTATGATGATGAGGGACTGCTGGCATGCTGTGCCCTCTCATAGACCCACGTTCAAACAGCTGGTAGAGGACCTGGATCGCTGCCTGGCCATGACATCCAACCAG GAGTATTTGGAGCTGTCGGTGCCTCTGGACCAATACTCCCCCAGCTACCCGGACACCCGCAGCTCCACCTGCTCCTCGGGCGAGGACTCGGTCTTCTCCCACGACGCCGGAGCGGAGGagccctgcctgccaaagttcCCTCCCCATTCCAACGGGGCAGCCATCAAGAAACGCTGA
- the fgfr1a gene encoding fibroblast growth factor receptor 1-A isoform X2 — protein MPHRSEWNSSRRKANSCSSLSRMLMRPSILLCLVLFSQVLRTQCRPANSDEVSVETQAKLYTRYPGDRLDLSCAAKDSLHAVNWTKDNVAVVDGEHTRIRSGQLEIETVELADSGLYACTTFGNHSDYFNVTVDTLASSEDDDEDEESSSEEAKLLGSQKLLPMAPQWAHPEKMEKKLHAVPASKTVKFRCQASGNPTPTLKWYKNGKEFKRDHRIGGFKVRDHVWTIIMESVVPSDKGNYTCVVENQYGSINHTYQLDVVERSPHRPILQAGLPANRTAVVGSDVEFECKVFSDPQPHIQWLKHIELNGSRVGPDGLPYVRVLKTAGLNTTDKEMEVLQLRNVSFDDAGEYTCLAGNSIGFSHHSAWLTVFEAVPHYPPASHTYLEVVIYCVGFFFIAVMIAIAIIVKIRTSSKKSDFNSQLAVHKLAKSIPLRRQVSVDSSSSIHSGVMLVRPSRLSSSGSPMLSGVSEYELPQDPRWELSRERLVLGKPLGEGCFGQVVMGEALGLDKEKPNRSTKVAVKMLKSDATEKDLSDLISEMEMMKIIGKHKNIINLLGACTQDGPLYVIVEYASKCNLREYLRARRPPGMEYCYNPDQVPIENMSIKDLVSCAYQVARGMEYLASKKCIHRDLAARNVLVTEDNVMKIADFGLARDIHHIDYYKKTTNGRLPVKWMAPEALFDRIYTHQSDVWSFGVLLWEIFTLGGSPYPGVPVEELFKLLKEGHRMDKPTTCTHELYMMMRDCWHAVPSHRPTFKQLVEDLDRCLAMTSNQEYLELSVPLDQYSPSYPDTRSSTCSSGEDSVFSHDAGAEEPCLPKFPPHSNGAAIKKR, from the exons ATGCCCCACCGGTCTGAATGGAATTCCAGTCGCAGAAAAGCCAACAGTTGTAGCTCCCTCAGCAGGATGCTGATGAGGCCAAGTATACTTCTGTGTCTGGTTTTATTCTCCCAAGTTTTGAGGACCCAGTGCCGGCCTGCCAACTCTGATGAAG TCTCTGTGGAAACGCAAGCGAAGCTGTACACGCGCTATCCCGGTGATCGTCTGGATCTGAGTTGCGCTGCCAAAgactccctacacgccgtcaaCTGGACCAAAGACAATGTGGCGGTGGTGGACGGAGAACACACGCGCATCCGCAGTGGCCAACTGGAGATCGAGACGGTGGAGCTGGCGGACTCCGGTCTGTACGCGTGCACCACCTTCGGCAACCACAGCGACTACTTCAACGTCACAG TTGATACCCTGGCCTCATCGGAGGATGACGATGAAGATGAAGAGTCTTCATCAGAGGAAGCCAAACTGTTGGGCAGTCAAAAACTGCTGC CGATGGCCCCACAATGGGCTCATCCagaaaaaatggagaaaaagctTCACGCTGTCCCAGCCAGCAAGACGGTGAAGTTTCGATGCCAGGCCAGCGGCAATCCAACTCCCACTCTGAAATGGTACAAGAATGGCAAGGAGTTCAAGAGAGACCATCGCATTGGAGGCTTCAAG GTCCGTGACCATGTGTGGACCATCATCATGGAGTCTGTGGTACCCTCTGACAAGGGAAACTATACCTGTGTGGTGGAAAATCAGTACGGCAGCATTAATCACACCTACCAGCTCGATGTAGTCG AGCGCTCTCCCCACAGGCCAATCCTGCAGGCCGGCCTGCCAGCTAATCGCACCGCGGTGGTGGGCAGCGACGTGGAGTTTGAGTGCAAGGTGTTCAGCGACCCTCAGCCTCACATCCAGTGGCTGAAGCACATTGAGCTCAACGGGAGCCGAGTCGGTCCTGATGGTTTGCCATATGTCCGTGTCCTCAAG ACCGCTGGCCTTAACACCACGGACAAGGAAATGGAAGTCCTCCAACTGAGAAATGTGTCTTTTGATGACGCTGGGGAGTACACCTGCTTGGCGGGCAATTCTATCGGGTTCTCTCATCACTCTGCATGGTTGACCGTTTTTGAAG CTGTCCCACACTACCCTCCAGCCAGCCACACCTACCTGGAGGTGGTCATCTACTGTGTGGGCTTCTTTTTCATCGCTGTCATGATTGCCATCGCAATCATTGTCAAGATTCGCACCTCCTCGAAGAAGAGTGACTTCAACAGTCAGCTGGCCGTCCACAAGCTGGCCAAAAGCATCCCTCTGCGCAGACAG GTGTCTGTGGACTCTAGCTCCTCCATCCACTCTGGAGTGATGCTGGTTCGTCCCTCCCGCCTCTCTTCCAGTGGATCGCCAATGCTGTCAGGGGTGTCAGAGTATGAACTGCCTCAGGATCCCCGCTGGGAGCTTTCCCGCGAAAG ACTTGTTCTCGGGAAGCCGCTGGGCGAAGGCTGCTTCGGTCAGGTGGTGATGGGAGAGGCGCTGGGTCTCGACAAGGAGAAGCCAAACCGTTCGACCAAGGTTGCAGTCAAAATGTTGAAAT CTGACGCCACAGAGAAAGACCTGTCAGATCtgatttcagagatggagatgatgaagatcaTTGGGAAGCACAAGAACATCATTAATCTGCTGGGAGCCTGTACACAGGATG GTCCTCTGTATGTGATAGTAGAGTACGCATCCAAGTGCAACTTGCGGGAGTACTTGCGAGCCCGGCGCCCACCAGGCATGGAGTACTGCTACAACCCAGACCAGGTTCCCATAGAGAACATGTCCATCAAAGACCTGGTGTCCTGCGCTTACCAAGTGGCCCGAGGCATGGAGTATTTGGCCTCCAAAAAG TGCATCCACAGAGATCTCGCCGCTCGCAATGTTCTGGTAACGGAGGACAACGTGATGAAAATAGCTGACTTCGGCCTGGCAAGAGACATCCACCACATTGATTACTATAAGAAGACCACCAAT GGTCGTTTACCAGTCAAGTGGATGGCTCCCGAGGCTCTGTTTGACCGGATATACACTCACCAAAGTGATGT CTGGTCATTTGGGGTGCTGCTTTGGGAGATCTTCACCCTGGGGGGCTCTCCGTATCCCGGAGTCCCAGTGGAGGAGCTGTTCAAGCTGCTGAAGGAAGGTCACCGTATGGACAAGCCCACAACATGCACTCATGAACT gtaTATGATGATGAGGGACTGCTGGCATGCTGTGCCCTCTCATAGACCCACGTTCAAACAGCTGGTAGAGGACCTGGATCGCTGCCTGGCCATGACATCCAACCAG GAGTATTTGGAGCTGTCGGTGCCTCTGGACCAATACTCCCCCAGCTACCCGGACACCCGCAGCTCCACCTGCTCCTCGGGCGAGGACTCGGTCTTCTCCCACGACGCCGGAGCGGAGGagccctgcctgccaaagttcCCTCCCCATTCCAACGGGGCAGCCATCAAGAAACGCTGA